The window AGAGCGCCTGACTGTTTCACTCTCCGGCGAGATTGCAACCACGATCCGTGAGGCCGTCGAGGCTGGAGACTACGCATCGGCGGACGACATCGTCCGCTCAGCGCTGCAGGACTGGACCCTGCGGCGCTCGCACCGGCCCCGGGCCGGCGCGACGCTCGAAGCTGACATCGCCATCGGCATGGCCGACGTGGCTGCGGGCCGTGTCACGGATTTCGACACGGCCCGCATCGTCGAGCGAGGGAGGGCGTTGTCGGCCCGCCGCTGAGCCTTCGGCTCACCGCTGCGGCCGAAGCGGATCTCGCCGAAATCTGGAATCACGTCGCTGGCGTGGCTTCCGAAGCGGTCGCCACGGGATTGATCCAGCGGATCGAGAGCGCGTGCCTCCCGCTCCGAAGCTTTCCAAAGCTGGGCCCAGGACGTGACAGGCTCGCACCGAACCTGCGCGTGACCTTCGAGGGCCGGTACGCCATCTACTACACGCACGACGAGCACGACATCATCGTCGTCAGAGTCTTGCACGGCGCGCGAGACGTCGAGAACATCGCACGCGATGGAGGCTTCGCTCAGGTCCGATCAGACCGTCCCGCCGGGCCGACGGGGGACGAAGAGTAGCCCCTGAATGATCGCTGCCCTCCGTTCGAGGCGCCGAGCGACCATCGTCTCCCGGACGACGATGATCTGCGACGCCTCACGCCGCCCGGTCGGCCACCGCCGCGCCCGGCTCCAGCCCCGCCGCCACCGCGTCCTCGACCCGCTCCAGCCACACGAACTCCAGCGCGGCGCGGACGTCCTCGGGGATGTCGTCGTAGTCGCGCCGGTTGCGGGCGGGCAGCATCACGCGCGTGATGCCGGCCGCGGCCGCGGCCAGCACCTTCTCCTTGATGCCGCCGACCGGCATCACAAGCCCGCGCAGCGACACTTCCCCGGTCATGGCCGTGTCGGGCCGCACGGGGCGCCCGCTCAGCAGCGACACCAGGGCCAGCGTCATGGCGACGCCGGCCGACGGGCCGTCCTTGGGGGTCGCGCCCGCCGGCACGTGGACGTGGATGTCGGCGCCGTCGAGCGCCTTGGGGTCGATGCCGAGCGAGGCCGCGCGACCCTTGACGAGGGACAGCGCGATCTGCGCCGATTCCTTCATCACGTCGCCGAGCTGGCCCGTCAGCATCAGGCCGCCGCGCCCCTGCGAGCGCGCGGCCTCGATGAACAGGATCTCGCCCCCCACCGGCGTCCAGGCGAGGCCCGTGGCGACGCCGGGCAGCCCCGCGCGCATCCCCGTCTCGCCCTCGAAGCGCGCCGGCCCGAGGATCGCGGGCAGGTCGGCCGGCGTCACCACCACCCGCTCGGCCTCGCCGCTGGCGATCCTCACCGCCGCGTGGCGCATCACCGAGCCCACCTCGCGCTCGAGGTTGCGCACGCCGGATTCGCGCGTGTAGTCCGCCACGACCGCGCGCAAAGCGTCGTCGCCGAGCTCGACTTGGCCGGATTTCAGCCCGTTGGCCTCCGCCTGCCGCGGCACGAGGTAGCGGCGCGCGATCTCCTCCTTCTCGGCCCGCGTGTAGCCGGCGAGCGTGATGATCTCCATGCGGTCGCGCAGGGGCCCCGGGATCGTGTCCAGCATGTTGGCGGTGGCGATGAAGACCACGCGCGACAGGTCGAAGGGCGTGCCGATGTAATTGTCACGGAAGGTGCCGTTCTGCTCGGGGTCGAGCACCTCCAGCATGGCGGCCGAAGGGTCGCCCTGCACGCCGCGGCCCATCTTGTCGATCTCGTCGAGCATCATCACGCAGTTGCGGGCGCCGGCCTTGCGCAGG is drawn from Lichenibacterium dinghuense and contains these coding sequences:
- a CDS encoding type II toxin-antitoxin system RelE/ParE family toxin, with product MSLRLTAAAEADLAEIWNHVAGVASEAVATGLIQRIESACLPLRSFPKLGPGRDRLAPNLRVTFEGRYAIYYTHDEHDIIVVRVLHGARDVENIARDGGFAQVRSDRPAGPTGDEE
- a CDS encoding ribbon-helix-helix domain-containing protein, translated to MTDAERLTVSLSGEIATTIREAVEAGDYASADDIVRSALQDWTLRRSHRPRAGATLEADIAIGMADVAAGRVTDFDTARIVERGRALSARR